The following proteins are encoded in a genomic region of Candidatus Cloacimonas sp.:
- the mutL gene encoding DNA mismatch repair endonuclease MutL produces MNNIHILSEDVRNKIAAGEVIERPVSVVKELVENAIDAGAKSIIVVIENGGKDLIRVLDNGCGMNADDAMLAFERHSTSKIKTVDDIIHIDSLGFRGEALPSIASVSKLNLVTRKAEDEMATIIEFADGKLLNVTRTSATPGTTVTVRGLFKDLPARRKFLKTAQVETRHILKYMHYQALVYPTISFRLVIDDKEKLNYIACTERKQRIEEVFGSTFFADDVISIDGKYGNYSVNGYIFGLEDRSDKLIDAQYTFINGRYIFDKTVRHAIKSAYEPFILKTRAWQKGTTPPYILFLEIPPEQIDVNVHPAKLEVRFRENNLVHSLVFETLTNALRAYEDSKFASARRKFQGESKGEKATSLERDIFVSNIEVPQFSAYKKEFGELFQDDIFKSESNPDTPKDIPIFNPAKEESEVQEIFSDQPNDKLKYDILLKNEEDYINPWQFHNTYIFIQVEDALVIIDQHAAHERIIYEKLIQRSGGAPAVRQKLIIPLVIDIPPYIASDIKDLVEANLELLEKVGFTLKKFSGDSIVIEEIPAELTDFAGGQVFIEILKQLEQEMDITTDFRDGLIKSIACKAAIKANHKLTRREMLNLINELFACQVPYFCPHGRPLILKIPVTDFEKKFKRTL; encoded by the coding sequence TTGAATAATATTCATATCCTATCTGAAGATGTCCGCAATAAAATTGCCGCCGGAGAAGTTATTGAGCGTCCAGTTTCCGTTGTTAAAGAACTGGTGGAAAATGCCATTGATGCCGGTGCCAAAAGTATAATTGTTGTCATTGAAAACGGAGGCAAAGACCTGATAAGGGTTTTAGATAACGGTTGCGGAATGAATGCCGATGATGCAATGCTGGCTTTTGAACGCCATTCTACCAGTAAAATTAAGACCGTGGATGACATTATTCATATCGATTCACTGGGTTTTAGAGGTGAAGCGCTACCATCCATTGCTTCGGTTTCGAAACTAAATTTAGTAACGCGAAAAGCGGAAGACGAGATGGCTACGATAATTGAATTTGCAGATGGTAAATTATTGAATGTAACACGAACTTCTGCCACACCCGGAACTACCGTAACTGTGCGGGGCTTATTTAAAGACCTTCCTGCGCGGCGAAAATTTCTCAAAACCGCTCAAGTAGAAACCAGACACATCCTAAAATATATGCATTATCAAGCGCTGGTCTATCCTACAATAAGTTTTCGCCTTGTGATTGACGATAAGGAAAAGCTGAATTATATTGCTTGCACAGAGAGAAAACAGCGCATAGAAGAGGTCTTCGGAAGCACATTTTTTGCTGACGATGTGATTTCCATAGATGGAAAATATGGCAATTACTCCGTAAACGGTTACATTTTTGGCTTGGAAGATCGCTCGGATAAATTGATCGATGCGCAATACACTTTTATTAACGGTCGTTATATTTTTGATAAGACAGTTCGTCACGCGATAAAATCAGCTTATGAACCCTTCATTTTAAAAACCCGTGCCTGGCAAAAAGGAACTACTCCGCCCTATATTCTTTTTTTGGAAATTCCTCCGGAGCAGATTGATGTAAATGTCCATCCCGCCAAACTGGAAGTGCGCTTTCGCGAAAATAATCTGGTGCATTCTCTGGTTTTTGAAACGCTGACTAATGCGCTTCGGGCTTATGAAGATAGTAAATTTGCCAGTGCGCGGCGTAAATTTCAAGGTGAATCAAAAGGTGAAAAAGCAACTTCCTTGGAGCGCGATATTTTCGTAAGTAATATAGAGGTTCCGCAGTTCTCGGCTTATAAAAAAGAATTTGGCGAACTCTTTCAGGATGATATTTTTAAGAGCGAATCAAATCCCGATACGCCCAAAGATATTCCAATCTTTAATCCTGCCAAAGAAGAAAGTGAGGTGCAGGAAATATTTTCCGATCAGCCCAACGATAAGCTGAAATACGATATTTTGCTAAAAAATGAAGAGGACTATATCAATCCCTGGCAGTTTCATAATACCTATATCTTCATTCAAGTGGAAGATGCCTTAGTAATTATTGATCAACATGCAGCTCATGAAAGAATTATCTATGAAAAATTAATACAAAGAAGCGGGGGAGCTCCTGCCGTGCGTCAAAAACTTATTATTCCGTTGGTTATAGATATTCCACCTTATATTGCCTCGGACATAAAAGACCTGGTAGAAGCAAATTTGGAACTGCTGGAGAAAGTAGGTTTTACACTTAAAAAATTTAGCGGTGATTCAATTGTGATAGAAGAAATTCCTGCCGAATTGACTGATTTTGCCGGTGGTCAGGTTTTTATTGAAATCTTAAAACAACTGGAACAGGAAATGGATATTACTACCGATTTCAGGGATGGTTTAATAAAATCAATTGCCTGTAAAGCTGCCATTAAAGCCAATCATAAACTTACGCGCAGGGAAATGTTGAATTTAATCAATGAACTTTTTGCCTGTCAGGTTCCCTATTTTTGTCCCCACGGCAGACCTCTCATCTTAAAAATCCCCGTAACTGATTTTGAAAAGAAGTTTAAACGCACTTTATGA
- a CDS encoding nucleoside kinase — protein sequence MILDIRLNGTKNSLLEVDTPRSLAETMKRTMIDKSQVLSYKINHREYVNEDYIPDRETLIDCITYLHPEGYRIYQDSAIFIMVKALHTIMGTEHSLVVEHSIADGVYCEVFNSQNFTEDDCNRLKKEMHNIVDSDLPIEKITVKTDEAIDIFSAMGRNDVLKNLKYHYQENVELYRCGKYYDCFIHPLVERTGKIKTFDIVYHAPGFILRFPGRDEKMEISSFQLPSKLFALHQEHDKWLDILRVHNIIDINKLIDNYEISEFIQVEEALHEKKIAEIAADIVTKKEVKLILIAGPSSSGKTTFAKRLGVQLQACKAKPVIIGMDDYFLPRDKTPRKPNGEYDFESIYAMDLEYLNMQMNQLLEGEQIELPRYDFTKGARRHSNNFIKLGSNSIIVMEGIHGLNETLTSSIPANRKVKIYVSALNQLNIDNHNRIATTDCRLLRRIIRDHRYRGYSAEETLMRWQDVREGEDKNIFPYQENANYMFNSSLTYEMSVIRKYAWKLLLGVSPTSSAYMEAKRLSQLISNCKDIADSLVPYNSIIREFTDGSIFRY from the coding sequence ATGATTTTGGACATTCGCTTAAACGGCACCAAAAACTCTCTGCTGGAAGTGGATACACCCCGTTCTCTGGCAGAAACAATGAAAAGAACTATGATAGACAAATCACAGGTCTTATCCTATAAAATAAATCATCGAGAATATGTCAATGAAGATTACATACCCGATAGAGAAACTCTTATTGATTGCATCACTTATCTTCATCCCGAGGGTTACAGAATTTATCAGGATAGCGCTATTTTCATTATGGTTAAGGCATTGCATACTATAATGGGAACGGAACACTCTCTGGTAGTGGAACATTCCATTGCCGACGGTGTATATTGTGAGGTCTTCAATTCCCAAAATTTTACCGAAGATGATTGCAACCGCTTGAAAAAAGAGATGCATAACATTGTGGATAGCGATCTACCCATAGAAAAGATAACGGTTAAAACCGATGAGGCAATAGATATTTTCAGTGCGATGGGTCGGAATGATGTGCTCAAAAATTTGAAATATCATTACCAAGAAAATGTGGAACTCTACCGATGCGGAAAGTATTATGATTGTTTTATTCATCCGCTGGTGGAAAGAACCGGCAAAATAAAGACCTTTGATATCGTTTATCACGCTCCTGGCTTTATTTTACGCTTTCCAGGAAGAGATGAAAAGATGGAAATATCCTCTTTCCAGCTTCCCTCAAAACTATTTGCCCTCCATCAGGAACACGATAAATGGCTGGATATTTTACGGGTGCATAATATTATAGACATCAATAAACTGATCGATAACTACGAAATATCGGAATTTATTCAAGTGGAAGAGGCATTGCACGAAAAGAAAATAGCGGAAATAGCAGCTGATATTGTTACCAAAAAAGAGGTGAAGTTAATTCTGATTGCCGGGCCTTCTTCTTCCGGTAAGACCACTTTTGCTAAAAGGTTAGGTGTTCAACTTCAGGCCTGTAAGGCAAAACCAGTCATCATCGGAATGGATGATTACTTTCTGCCCCGGGATAAAACACCCCGTAAACCCAACGGTGAATACGATTTTGAATCAATTTACGCCATGGACCTGGAATATTTGAATATGCAAATGAACCAACTGCTGGAAGGAGAACAAATTGAATTGCCCCGCTATGATTTTACCAAAGGCGCCAGACGCCACAGCAACAATTTTATCAAACTCGGCAGTAACAGTATAATTGTGATGGAAGGCATTCACGGTTTGAATGAGACCTTAACTTCTTCCATTCCTGCCAACCGAAAAGTGAAAATATATGTTAGCGCCCTAAATCAGCTGAATATTGATAATCATAATCGGATTGCTACCACCGATTGTAGATTATTACGCAGAATTATTCGTGATCATCGTTACAGAGGTTACAGTGCGGAAGAAACATTAATGCGCTGGCAAGATGTCCGCGAAGGGGAAGATAAAAATATATTTCCCTATCAGGAAAATGCCAATTATATGTTTAACAGTAGCTTAACTTATGAAATGAGCGTGATTCGCAAATATGCTTGGAAATTGCTGTTAGGGGTTTCTCCTACATCATCTGCCTATATGGAAGCAAAACGACTTTCCCAATTAATTTCCAATTGTAAGGATATTGCCGATTCGTTGGTTCCCTATAATTCTATCATCAGAGAATTTACGGATGGCAGTATCTTTCGTTATTAA
- the miaA gene encoding tRNA (adenosine(37)-N6)-dimethylallyltransferase MiaA has product MIPVITIEGATATGKSALAIALAEDFETEIISADSRQVYRFLDIGTAKVSKEEQQRVKHHLLDIINPDETYNAGNFVADAEKIIADLYSKGKIPIICGGSGLYIKALLEGIFAHPPLPKNIRETLKQRLKDEGLAVLYADLQKCDPEFAAQISKNDTQRILRGLEVFLGTGIPLSEHWHNQKESQKYNVFRILIDIPRSELYKRINLRMEKMLADGLLKEIEDLLAMGYSDSSPALNCMVYKE; this is encoded by the coding sequence ATGATCCCTGTTATAACCATTGAAGGAGCAACCGCCACAGGAAAATCAGCTTTGGCAATTGCCCTTGCGGAGGACTTTGAAACCGAAATCATATCTGCTGATTCCAGACAGGTATATCGCTTTCTGGATATTGGCACCGCAAAAGTAAGTAAAGAGGAACAGCAAAGAGTTAAACATCATTTACTGGATATTATCAATCCCGACGAGACCTATAATGCCGGCAATTTTGTTGCCGATGCGGAAAAAATCATAGCAGACCTGTATTCCAAAGGTAAAATTCCAATTATCTGCGGTGGCTCAGGACTTTATATAAAAGCGCTTTTAGAAGGAATTTTTGCTCATCCTCCTCTTCCTAAAAATATCAGAGAAACTTTGAAACAACGCCTTAAAGATGAAGGACTGGCAGTTTTATATGCTGACTTGCAGAAATGCGACCCCGAATTTGCCGCTCAGATAAGTAAAAATGATACACAAAGAATTTTACGCGGTTTGGAAGTTTTTCTGGGAACGGGTATTCCGCTTTCGGAACACTGGCACAACCAAAAAGAAAGCCAAAAATACAATGTCTTTCGCATTCTGATTGATATTCCCCGTTCGGAACTGTATAAACGCATCAATCTGAGGATGGAAAAAATGCTTGCCGACGGTTTATTGAAAGAAATTGAAGACCTTTTGGCGATGGGTTACTCGGATTCGTCTCCGGCATTGAACTGTATGGTATATAAAGAAT
- a CDS encoding YitT family protein: MQKISKKQYLQREIWRLIGIIFGSFFFAMGYSWFLLPYNMAPGGVGGLSQILYAFLGIPNGVSMILINIPLFIISFIFIGKSFGSKSLYGMFVSSVMTDFLSFPALYKIGIITDLKPYTHILNGHTIYAMLGPEDMLLSAMAGSVLLGIGLGLIFRFRGSTGGTDIPVALIKQKANLSIGTGYYIVETGIILLVAIIFKAPKLLIWGYFNLFITVKITDLVSEGLPYIKGAYIISDAVEDISKEIFTKLERGVTYLNGVSGYNKRDIKILFVILNRRQVPQLTDIVKDADPDAFMIIMDVYDVLGYGFKSRSLKLNE, translated from the coding sequence GTGCAAAAGATAAGTAAAAAACAATACTTGCAAAGAGAAATATGGCGTCTGATAGGAATCATTTTCGGCTCATTTTTTTTTGCAATGGGTTATTCTTGGTTTTTATTACCTTACAATATGGCTCCCGGTGGAGTAGGTGGCTTATCTCAAATTTTATATGCCTTTTTGGGTATTCCCAATGGCGTTTCGATGATTTTAATCAATATTCCGCTGTTCATAATCAGTTTTATCTTCATTGGCAAATCCTTTGGCAGCAAGAGCTTATATGGAATGTTCGTCAGCTCTGTGATGACCGACTTTCTCAGCTTTCCTGCTTTATATAAAATAGGTATTATTACCGATCTAAAGCCATATACTCATATCTTGAATGGACATACAATCTACGCAATGTTAGGTCCGGAAGATATGTTATTAAGCGCAATGGCAGGTAGTGTTTTACTGGGAATCGGTTTGGGACTTATTTTCCGGTTCCGGGGATCAACTGGAGGAACAGATATCCCGGTGGCGCTAATTAAGCAGAAAGCCAATCTTTCCATCGGAACCGGTTATTACATTGTAGAAACGGGAATCATTTTACTGGTGGCTATCATTTTTAAAGCCCCTAAATTGCTAATCTGGGGTTATTTTAATCTCTTCATCACCGTGAAAATAACTGACTTAGTCAGTGAAGGACTTCCTTATATCAAAGGCGCATATATCATTTCCGATGCCGTGGAAGATATTAGCAAAGAAATTTTTACCAAACTGGAACGCGGAGTTACATATCTAAATGGCGTTAGCGGATATAACAAGCGTGATATCAAAATACTGTTCGTAATTTTAAACCGAAGACAGGTTCCCCAATTAACCGATATCGTTAAAGATGCCGATCCCGATGCCTTTATGATTATTATGGATGTTTACGATGTGCTTGGTTATGGCTTCAAATCACGCAGCTTAAAGTTGAATGAATAA